The proteins below are encoded in one region of Amycolatopsis acidiphila:
- a CDS encoding FAS1-like dehydratase domain-containing protein, producing MDAPMGSRGTEYEMVVERGKIREFATAMQSRHEAYEGPDAVVPPTFLTSSALWAPEGARVDVGFDRKRLLHGEQEYVFHGPPPRAGQVLKVVDRIEDRYEKPGKRGGQMRFAVVVTEYRTEDGTLVAEGRSTLIETAPKGGAA from the coding sequence ATGGACGCGCCGATGGGCAGCCGCGGCACCGAATACGAGATGGTCGTGGAACGCGGCAAGATCCGCGAGTTCGCCACGGCGATGCAGAGCCGGCACGAGGCCTACGAGGGACCGGACGCCGTGGTGCCGCCCACCTTCCTGACCAGCAGCGCCCTCTGGGCGCCGGAAGGCGCGCGGGTGGACGTGGGATTCGACCGCAAGCGCCTGCTGCACGGCGAGCAGGAGTACGTCTTCCACGGGCCCCCGCCGCGAGCCGGCCAGGTGCTGAAAGTGGTCGACCGGATCGAAGACCGCTACGAGAAGCCGGGCAAACGGGGCGGGCAGATGCGCTTCGCGGTGGTCGTCACCGAATACCGCACCGAGGACGGGACACTCGTCGCGGAAGGCCGCTCGACGCTGATCGAGACCGCGCCCAAGGGCGGCGCGGCGTGA
- a CDS encoding NDMA-dependent alcohol dehydrogenase codes for METLAAVLWERRAQWSIEPVELDPPGPEEVLVELHASGMCHSDEHIVTGDMPFRLPCIGGHEGAGVVMEVGSRVTSVAPGDHVVFGFMPSCGRCPSCSTGHQSLCDLGARLYSGRQIADGTARHHARGEDLSTACLVGSFAHHTVAHEASCIKIDPSVPLERACLLGCGFITGWGSAVYAAGVRPGDTVAIAGIGGIGAAAIQGAKLAGARVIVAIDPAVEKKEHALAMGATHVASSWEEAPSVISDATWNRGVDRFVCTMGVGDGALVAKALAMTAKRGRLVVTNIHPMAENSVSLNLMDLTLTEKQIVGTLYGSANPRADIPKLLELWSSGQVDLDGVVSRTYPLEGINDGYADMRTGRFLRGVLRYPAAG; via the coding sequence GTGGAGACTCTCGCCGCGGTGCTCTGGGAGCGCCGAGCGCAGTGGTCCATCGAACCGGTGGAGCTCGATCCGCCGGGTCCCGAGGAGGTGCTGGTCGAGCTGCACGCCTCGGGCATGTGCCATTCCGACGAGCACATCGTCACCGGGGACATGCCGTTCCGGCTGCCGTGCATCGGCGGCCACGAGGGTGCGGGCGTGGTCATGGAAGTCGGCTCCCGGGTGACCTCGGTGGCTCCCGGCGACCACGTGGTGTTCGGGTTCATGCCCTCGTGCGGGCGCTGCCCGTCCTGCTCCACCGGGCACCAGAGCCTCTGCGACCTCGGCGCGCGGCTGTACTCCGGCCGGCAGATCGCGGACGGCACCGCCCGCCACCACGCCCGTGGCGAGGACCTCTCGACCGCCTGCCTGGTCGGCTCGTTCGCGCACCACACCGTCGCGCACGAGGCGAGCTGCATCAAGATCGACCCCTCCGTCCCGCTCGAGCGCGCCTGCCTGCTGGGCTGTGGTTTCATCACCGGCTGGGGCTCGGCCGTGTACGCGGCCGGTGTCCGGCCGGGCGACACCGTCGCGATCGCCGGGATCGGCGGCATCGGGGCAGCCGCCATCCAGGGCGCGAAGCTCGCCGGGGCACGGGTCATCGTGGCCATCGACCCGGCCGTCGAGAAGAAGGAGCACGCACTCGCCATGGGCGCCACGCACGTGGCGTCTTCGTGGGAGGAGGCGCCTTCGGTCATCTCGGACGCCACCTGGAACCGCGGCGTGGACCGGTTCGTGTGCACGATGGGCGTCGGCGACGGGGCGCTCGTCGCGAAGGCGCTGGCGATGACCGCCAAGCGCGGCAGGCTCGTCGTCACGAACATCCACCCGATGGCGGAGAACTCGGTCAGCCTCAACCTGATGGACCTGACGCTCACCGAGAAGCAGATCGTCGGCACCCTGTACGGGTCGGCGAACCCGCGTGCCGACATCCCGAAGCTGCTCGAGCTCTGGAGCTCCGGCCAGGTCGACCTCGACGGGGTCGTGTCCCGGACGTACCCGCTCGAAGGCATCAACGACGGCTACGCCGACATGCGTACCGGCCGGTTCCTGCGCGGGGTGCTGCGCTACCCGGCCGCGGGCTGA
- a CDS encoding aldehyde dehydrogenase: MPSHDHVFVGGRLRSPAGGRVIEVRSPATEQVIGRVPHAEPADVDAAVGAAREAFDFGPWPRLSPAERAGFVGRLGKALKVRSAELTALISDEVGSPRTWAGTGQVATALGVLRTAQALAGDYPWTETRRGVFGNDVRVRKLPVGVVGAIVPWNAPLFIAALKLAPAMVAGCTVVLKPAPEAPLSAFVLAEAATEIGLPEGVLNVVPGDAGTGEYLVRHPGVDKISFTGSTAVGRRIGALCGNDVRRCTLELGGKSAAVLLDDVRLDEATVDQLVAGAMDNSGQVCMALSRILAPRSRYPEVVDALGAAVAALRLGDPADPRTQLGPVISERSRDRIEAHLRRAVADGARLVTGGGRPATPGWYLEPTLLSDVDNDMPIAREEIFGPVATVIPYGSDDEAVALANDSDYGLAGAVWTTDVARGEALAARLRTGSVAVNSSAPMDLGSPFGGMRRSGIGREGGPEGISAYVEPQSIVLPAR, translated from the coding sequence TTGCCCAGTCATGACCACGTCTTCGTCGGCGGCCGCCTGCGGTCACCGGCGGGCGGCCGCGTGATCGAGGTCCGCTCGCCGGCGACCGAGCAGGTGATCGGCCGGGTGCCGCACGCGGAGCCGGCCGACGTCGACGCCGCCGTCGGCGCCGCGCGCGAGGCCTTCGACTTCGGCCCCTGGCCCCGGCTGAGCCCTGCGGAGCGGGCCGGTTTCGTCGGACGGCTGGGCAAGGCGCTCAAGGTGCGTTCGGCCGAGCTGACGGCGCTGATCTCCGACGAGGTCGGCTCGCCGCGCACCTGGGCCGGCACCGGGCAGGTCGCGACCGCGCTCGGCGTGCTGCGGACGGCACAGGCGCTCGCCGGGGACTACCCGTGGACCGAGACCAGGCGGGGCGTCTTCGGCAACGACGTCCGGGTCCGCAAGCTCCCGGTCGGCGTCGTCGGCGCCATCGTGCCGTGGAACGCGCCGCTGTTCATCGCCGCGCTCAAGCTCGCCCCGGCCATGGTCGCGGGCTGCACCGTCGTGCTCAAGCCCGCCCCGGAAGCTCCGCTGTCGGCCTTCGTGCTGGCGGAGGCGGCGACCGAGATCGGCCTGCCGGAAGGCGTGCTCAACGTCGTGCCCGGCGATGCCGGGACGGGGGAGTACCTGGTCCGCCACCCCGGCGTGGACAAGATCAGCTTCACCGGGTCCACCGCCGTCGGCAGGCGCATCGGCGCACTGTGCGGCAACGACGTGCGCCGCTGCACGCTCGAGCTGGGCGGCAAGTCCGCGGCCGTGCTGCTCGACGACGTCCGGCTCGACGAGGCCACTGTGGACCAGCTGGTGGCCGGGGCGATGGACAACAGCGGGCAGGTCTGCATGGCACTGAGCAGGATCCTGGCCCCGCGCTCGCGCTACCCGGAGGTTGTCGACGCGCTGGGTGCCGCCGTGGCGGCGCTGCGGCTCGGTGACCCGGCCGACCCGCGGACCCAGCTCGGCCCGGTGATCTCCGAACGCTCCCGGGACCGCATCGAGGCCCACCTGCGCCGTGCCGTCGCCGACGGGGCCCGTCTCGTCACCGGCGGCGGCAGGCCCGCGACGCCGGGGTGGTACCTCGAGCCGACGCTGCTGTCCGATGTGGACAACGACATGCCCATCGCCCGCGAGGAGATCTTCGGCCCGGTCGCCACCGTCATCCCCTACGGCTCCGACGACGAGGCGGTGGCCCTCGCCAACGACTCCGACTACGGGCTCGCGGGTGCGGTCTGGACCACCGACGTGGCGCGCGGGGAGGCCCTCGCCGCCCGGTTGCGCACCGGCTCGGTCGCGGTGAACTCGTCGGCGCCGATGGATCTCGGCAGCCCGTTCGGCGGGATGCGGCGGTCCGGGATCGGCCGCGAAGGCGGGCCCGAGGGCATCAGCGCCTACGTCGAACCCCAGTCCATCGTCCTGCCCGCCCGCTGA
- a CDS encoding cytochrome P450, which yields MTTIESAGADVLDDLNWWTRPVAERDALFARLRAENPRPFVPELDLNGTPRGGGFWALTRLDDIKEVSKRPDDFRSGAGINIFDQPPRLKEYRGSIIDMDNPEHARQRRIVSRGFTAKTLEALREDVLHTSRDIIGAVAGRGECDFVTEVAALIPLRIVNNMMGIPRSQERFIFDQTNIIMAASDPEYVADQTPRGVAGAVMAAGERLAGLLQELAEDRIKAPKDDLITALVAARTEENLTPQELASFFILLVGAGNETTRNAIAHGLLALTRFPEQNRLWQSDLETHTARAVEELVRWSSPVLHMRRTVTRDGVRLGEQEFSAGDKVVLWYRSANQDEQYFADPTAFDITREPNPHVTFGSPGPHHCLGANLARLELSVAFRTLFELLPDIRAVGEPDPLRSNFLHGIKHLRAEFTPVAK from the coding sequence ATGACGACAATCGAGAGTGCCGGCGCCGACGTCCTGGACGACCTGAACTGGTGGACGCGGCCGGTCGCCGAGCGCGACGCGCTGTTCGCGCGGCTGCGTGCGGAGAACCCCCGGCCCTTCGTGCCGGAGCTCGACCTCAACGGCACACCGCGCGGCGGCGGGTTCTGGGCGCTCACCCGGCTCGACGACATCAAAGAGGTCAGCAAACGGCCCGACGACTTCCGCTCGGGCGCGGGCATCAACATCTTCGACCAGCCGCCCCGGCTCAAGGAGTACCGCGGGTCCATCATCGACATGGACAACCCCGAGCACGCCCGGCAGCGCCGGATCGTCTCGCGGGGTTTCACCGCCAAGACGCTGGAAGCGCTGCGCGAGGACGTGCTGCACACCTCGCGCGACATCATCGGTGCCGTGGCGGGCAGGGGCGAGTGCGACTTCGTCACCGAGGTCGCCGCGCTCATCCCGCTGCGCATCGTGAACAACATGATGGGCATCCCGCGCAGCCAGGAACGCTTCATCTTCGACCAGACCAACATCATCATGGCGGCGAGCGACCCCGAGTACGTCGCCGACCAGACCCCGCGCGGCGTGGCGGGCGCGGTGATGGCCGCGGGCGAGCGGCTGGCCGGGCTGCTGCAGGAGCTGGCCGAGGACCGGATCAAGGCGCCCAAGGACGACCTGATCACGGCACTGGTCGCGGCCCGCACCGAGGAGAACCTGACCCCGCAGGAGCTCGCGTCGTTCTTCATCCTGCTGGTGGGTGCGGGCAACGAGACCACCCGCAACGCGATCGCGCACGGCCTGCTGGCGCTGACCCGCTTCCCGGAGCAGAACCGGTTGTGGCAGAGCGATCTCGAAACCCACACCGCGCGCGCGGTGGAGGAGCTGGTGCGCTGGTCCTCGCCGGTGCTGCACATGCGGCGCACCGTGACCCGCGACGGCGTGCGCCTGGGGGAGCAGGAGTTCTCGGCCGGCGACAAGGTCGTCCTGTGGTACCGCTCGGCCAACCAGGACGAGCAGTACTTCGCCGACCCGACCGCGTTCGACATCACGCGCGAGCCGAACCCGCACGTCACGTTCGGCTCGCCCGGCCCCCATCACTGCCTGGGCGCGAACCTGGCCCGGCTCGAGCTGTCGGTGGCGTTCCGGACCCTGTTCGAGCTGCTGCCCGACATCCGGGCGGTGGGGGAGCCGGACCCGCTGCGCTCGAACTTCCTGCACGGCATCAAGCACCTGCGCGCCGAGTTCACCCCGGTGGCGAAATGA
- a CDS encoding MaoC/PaaZ C-terminal domain-containing protein, translating into MSAAGTTAVTVGTKAEPAEFGPLTTRMFARYAGASGDFNPMHYDDTLARAAGYPSVFSQGMHSAALLASFAVDWLGADTVRRFRVRFREQVWPGDVLTCTGEVTAAERRGDGLLVTVELTATRQTGGVAIGASADFLLPG; encoded by the coding sequence GTGAGCGCGGCGGGAACCACGGCGGTGACGGTGGGCACGAAGGCGGAGCCGGCCGAGTTCGGCCCGCTGACCACCCGCATGTTCGCCCGTTACGCGGGCGCCTCCGGCGACTTCAACCCCATGCACTACGACGACACGCTGGCCCGCGCGGCCGGGTACCCGTCGGTGTTCTCGCAGGGCATGCACTCCGCGGCGCTGCTCGCCTCGTTCGCCGTCGACTGGCTCGGCGCGGACACCGTGCGCCGCTTCCGGGTGCGCTTCCGCGAGCAGGTGTGGCCCGGTGACGTGCTGACCTGCACGGGTGAGGTCACCGCGGCCGAGCGGCGCGGCGACGGCCTGCTGGTGACGGTCGAGCTGACCGCGACGCGGCAGACCGGGGGCGTCGCCATCGGCGCGTCCGCGGACTTCCTGCTGCCCGGTTAG